One genomic window of Trichlorobacter lovleyi includes the following:
- a CDS encoding EVE domain-containing protein: MRYWLFKSEPGCFSFQDLQSRPNATEQWDGVRNFQARNFLRDEIKPGDRVLFYHSSIPEPAVVGLCSVVREGYPDHTALDPAADHFDPKATPDKPIWYMVDVRADQALPSEVPLAVIREHPLLTGMPLVNRSRLSIQPLTKEQFETILQLGGLA; the protein is encoded by the coding sequence ATGCGTTACTGGCTCTTCAAATCGGAACCGGGCTGTTTTTCCTTCCAAGACCTGCAGTCCCGTCCCAACGCAACTGAGCAGTGGGACGGGGTACGTAACTTTCAGGCCCGTAACTTTCTGCGGGATGAGATCAAACCCGGCGACCGGGTGCTGTTCTACCACAGCTCCATCCCGGAACCGGCCGTGGTCGGCCTCTGCAGCGTGGTACGAGAGGGCTATCCTGACCACACCGCCCTTGACCCCGCTGCCGATCACTTTGATCCCAAGGCCACACCTGACAAACCGATCTGGTACATGGTTGATGTCCGTGCGGATCAGGCGCTGCCTTCCGAAGTCCCCCTGGCCGTCATCCGTGAACACCCGCTCCTGACCGGCATGCCGCTGGTCAACCGCAGCCGTCTTTCGATCCAGCCACTTACCAAAGAACAGTTTGAGACCATTCTGCAGCTGGGAGGTCTTGCATGA
- a CDS encoding hemolysin family protein yields the protein MDEGSSRRPASLLDRVTRLVIGRKKVTEEEIHDLIEAGEEEGIVDEQEREMISAILELDSTVVREIMVPRTEMAAISVEASVRETIDAIIACGHSRIPVYDGTLDNIIGLLYAKDLLKNWGMADSQIQLRDLIRQPFFTPETKTLELLLQEFKKKKVHLAIVVDEYGGTSGLVTIEDLLEQIVGDIQDEYDMEEDLYVRNPDGSLTTDARLPIEELEEQFQLEIERDKFDTVGGLVVHLADGIPVAGTVVIGEDLEIEILEADPRKVKRVKISRLSKATELPTS from the coding sequence GTGGACGAAGGAAGTAGTCGCAGGCCGGCTAGTCTGCTCGATAGAGTCACCCGACTGGTAATTGGACGTAAAAAGGTTACCGAAGAGGAGATTCACGACCTGATCGAGGCCGGCGAAGAAGAAGGGATTGTTGACGAGCAGGAACGGGAGATGATCAGCGCCATCCTTGAACTTGATTCAACGGTGGTGCGTGAGATCATGGTGCCCCGTACCGAGATGGCTGCCATCAGTGTCGAGGCATCGGTACGCGAAACCATCGACGCCATCATTGCCTGCGGTCACTCCCGCATACCGGTCTATGACGGCACCCTGGATAACATCATCGGCCTGCTGTATGCCAAGGATCTGCTTAAAAACTGGGGGATGGCGGATTCACAGATCCAGTTGCGCGATCTTATCCGGCAGCCGTTTTTCACCCCTGAAACCAAGACCCTTGAACTGCTGCTGCAGGAGTTTAAAAAGAAGAAGGTTCATCTGGCCATTGTGGTGGATGAGTACGGCGGCACCTCCGGGCTGGTTACGATTGAAGACCTGCTTGAGCAGATCGTGGGTGACATTCAGGACGAATACGACATGGAAGAGGATCTCTATGTCCGCAACCCTGACGGATCACTCACCACCGACGCCCGCCTGCCGATTGAAGAGCTTGAGGAACAGTTCCAGCTTGAGATCGAGCGGGACAAGTTTGACACCGTTGGTGGCCTGGTGGTGCATCTGGCGGACGGTATCCCGGTTGCCGGCACCGTGGTCATTGGCGAAGACCTTGAAATTGAGATTCTGGAGGCCGATCCCCGCAAGGTCAAACGGGTGAAGATCTCCCGTCTCTCCAAAGCAACGGAGCTGCCTACCTCGTGA
- a CDS encoding NlpC/P60 family protein produces the protein MKQIIAIGYLTIIALGLSVTSGCASPKAGKSRQEPLKSGSNVKYAKGVSRLGYAIQMGAFSEVKNAERFASRLQDKGIEAFYYRKDNGIYAVRFGDFPSKEKARAVANRLVADRLIDGFYIAPPNEVVFSSSQEPVIKQNRPELHKPPKPYPPPTNELGLPADESTPLKPATAKPPATKPGERDLGYIAARTAERFVGIPYQWGGTTVVDGMDCSGFTKAVYNLCGVNIPRTSREQYKAGNPVSKSELRDGDLVFFGASESSITHVGIYVGNGKFVHAPRRGEEIKTASVDESYFERRFVGARRYIQ, from the coding sequence ATGAAACAGATCATCGCCATCGGCTACCTGACCATCATCGCTCTGGGGCTCTCGGTCACCTCCGGCTGTGCATCCCCCAAGGCCGGCAAGTCTCGCCAGGAACCGCTCAAGAGCGGCAGCAACGTCAAGTACGCCAAAGGGGTCAGCCGCCTGGGGTATGCAATCCAGATGGGCGCCTTTTCAGAGGTCAAGAATGCCGAGCGTTTTGCCAGCCGGCTGCAGGACAAAGGCATTGAGGCCTTTTACTACCGCAAGGACAACGGCATCTATGCCGTGCGGTTCGGTGACTTTCCCAGCAAGGAGAAGGCCCGCGCCGTTGCCAACCGCCTGGTGGCTGACAGGCTGATTGACGGTTTCTATATCGCCCCTCCCAATGAGGTGGTCTTTTCCAGCTCCCAAGAGCCGGTTATCAAGCAGAACCGGCCGGAGCTGCATAAGCCGCCAAAACCCTATCCGCCTCCAACCAATGAGCTGGGCCTGCCGGCTGACGAGTCAACTCCGCTAAAACCGGCAACCGCCAAGCCACCTGCAACCAAACCGGGTGAACGAGATCTGGGCTATATTGCCGCCCGTACTGCCGAGCGGTTTGTGGGGATCCCGTACCAGTGGGGCGGCACCACCGTGGTGGACGGCATGGACTGCAGCGGTTTCACCAAGGCGGTCTACAACCTGTGTGGCGTCAATATTCCCCGTACCTCGCGGGAGCAGTACAAGGCCGGTAACCCGGTCTCCAAAAGTGAGTTGCGTGACGGCGACCTGGTCTTCTTTGGCGCTTCCGAGTCCTCCATTACCCATGTCGGTATCTATGTCGGCAACGGCAAGTTTGTGCATGCCCCCAGGCGGGGGGAGGAGATCAAGACTGCATCAGTTGATGAATCCTACTTCGAGCGCCGTTTTGTGGGTGCCCGACGCTATATTCAATAA
- a CDS encoding peptidylprolyl isomerase has product MMFNRCLTIAVLAAAVAMLGSAGAGAAEKKPAPVAVEKTNSLPDPVARVNGVAIPAADLQKALNAFSKSPSAAQVPPGKEKEVQQFLLNQMLGGELMYQVAKATPVKDLDKKIDDAVAKLKTRFKTNEEYLRGLQEQGLNEKDLRELIRRNVVIENHIEQVIVPKQAVTDAEVKEFYDKNPETFTQPEQVRASHILITLDAKATDADKKKAKEKIEELLKQVKAGADFAKLAQENSGCPSSKQGGDLGYFGKGQMVKPFEEAAFAMKPGDVSGVVETQFGYHIIKLTEKKAAAKIAFDEVKAKIADSLKRKKVTEAINATLEDAKKKAKIEVFLK; this is encoded by the coding sequence ATGATGTTCAACCGTTGTCTGACCATTGCGGTACTGGCAGCAGCTGTAGCCATGCTGGGTAGTGCAGGTGCAGGAGCTGCTGAGAAGAAGCCGGCTCCTGTTGCTGTTGAAAAGACCAACTCGTTGCCTGACCCGGTGGCACGGGTGAATGGTGTTGCCATCCCTGCAGCTGATCTGCAGAAGGCGCTGAATGCCTTCAGTAAGTCACCTTCTGCAGCCCAGGTGCCTCCCGGTAAGGAGAAGGAAGTGCAGCAGTTCCTGCTGAACCAGATGCTGGGTGGTGAGCTGATGTATCAGGTCGCCAAGGCTACCCCGGTCAAGGATCTGGACAAGAAGATCGATGATGCCGTTGCCAAGCTGAAGACCCGTTTCAAGACCAATGAAGAGTATCTGCGCGGTCTGCAGGAGCAGGGGCTGAATGAGAAGGATCTGCGCGAGCTGATTCGTCGCAATGTAGTTATTGAAAACCATATTGAGCAGGTAATCGTGCCTAAACAGGCCGTGACTGATGCAGAGGTGAAGGAGTTTTATGATAAGAACCCCGAGACCTTTACCCAGCCGGAACAGGTTCGCGCCAGCCATATCCTGATCACCCTGGATGCCAAGGCCACCGACGCGGACAAAAAGAAGGCCAAAGAGAAGATTGAAGAACTGCTCAAGCAGGTCAAGGCCGGTGCAGATTTTGCCAAGCTGGCCCAGGAAAACTCAGGCTGCCCCAGTAGCAAACAGGGTGGTGATCTGGGCTATTTCGGCAAAGGTCAGATGGTAAAGCCGTTTGAAGAGGCCGCCTTCGCCATGAAGCCGGGCGACGTGAGCGGTGTGGTGGAGACCCAGTTCGGCTATCATATCATCAAACTGACCGAGAAAAAGGCCGCAGCCAAGATTGCATTTGATGAAGTCAAGGCCAAGATCGCCGATTCACTCAAGCGGAAAAAGGTGACTGAGGCAATTAATGCCACACTGGAAGATGCCAAAAAGAAGGCCAAGATTGAGGTCTTCCTGAAATAG
- the prfB gene encoding peptide chain release factor 2 (programmed frameshift) has product MYREEVALLDDLTSRISSLRRSLDLDSKREELQELDARIAAPGFWDDPSGSQDILKKRTVIEKLLQSWDSLNRQADDVRVMIELGEEASDEDTLTEVHQMNERLKSGVEEAEFQRMLSGTHDRNGCFVSVNSGAGGTESQDWANMLLRMLLRYCEKKGWKAVITDYQDGEEAGLKSATFSVSGEFAYGHLKAEAGVHRLVRLSPFDSNNRRHTSFASVFVFPEIEEEDIDIRIADSDLRVDTYRSSGSGGQHVNTTDSAVRITHLPTNIVVACQSERSQILNRATAMKVLRAKLYEKEMEERNAKASEIAGEKREIGWGSQIRSYVLHPYKMVKDLRTGVESGNPDSVLDGALDDFVIPFLMGVRRDVKDED; this is encoded by the exons ATGTACCGCGAAGAAGTTGCACTGCTTGACGACCTGACCAGCCGCATCTCCTCCCTTCGGAGGTCTCTT GACCTGGATAGCAAACGGGAAGAGTTGCAGGAGCTTGATGCCCGTATCGCAGCCCCCGGCTTCTGGGACGACCCCTCCGGTTCTCAGGATATCCTGAAAAAACGAACGGTTATCGAAAAACTGCTGCAATCGTGGGACTCACTCAACCGCCAGGCCGATGATGTACGGGTGATGATTGAGCTGGGTGAAGAGGCCTCAGATGAGGATACCCTGACTGAAGTCCACCAAATGAATGAACGCCTGAAGAGCGGCGTTGAAGAGGCCGAATTTCAGCGGATGCTGTCCGGCACCCATGACCGCAACGGCTGTTTTGTGTCGGTCAACTCCGGCGCAGGTGGCACCGAGTCCCAGGACTGGGCCAACATGCTGCTGCGGATGCTGTTGCGCTACTGTGAAAAAAAGGGCTGGAAGGCGGTGATTACCGACTATCAGGACGGCGAAGAGGCCGGCCTCAAATCTGCCACTTTCAGCGTCTCCGGTGAGTTTGCCTATGGCCACCTCAAGGCCGAGGCCGGGGTCCATCGCCTGGTGCGGCTCTCTCCCTTTGACAGCAACAACCGCCGCCACACCTCCTTTGCCTCGGTCTTTGTCTTTCCCGAGATTGAGGAGGAGGATATCGATATCCGCATTGCAGACTCTGACCTGCGGGTGGATACCTATCGCTCCAGCGGCTCAGGCGGCCAGCATGTCAACACCACCGACTCGGCGGTACGGATCACCCACCTCCCCACCAATATCGTGGTGGCCTGCCAGTCGGAACGCAGCCAGATCCTGAACCGTGCCACTGCCATGAAGGTGTTGCGGGCCAAGCTGTACGAGAAGGAGATGGAAGAGCGGAATGCCAAGGCCTCGGAGATTGCCGGTGAAAAGAGGGAGATCGGCTGGGGCAGCCAGATCCGCTCCTATGTGCTGCATCCCTACAAGATGGTCAAGGACCTGCGTACCGGCGTAGAATCAGGCAATCCGGATTCCGTTCTGGACGGGGCCCTGGACGATTTTGTGATCCCTTTCCTGATGGGTGTCCGGCGTGATGTCAAGGACGAGGACTAG
- a CDS encoding DUF1015 domain-containing protein, translating to MAIIRPFEALRPPVHLAPRVAALPYDVMDVEEARQMAGDNSDSFLHISRPEIDLPASVDPHADEVHSQGKLNLQGFIERKVLIQEPAPCYYIYRQRMGAIVQTGLVACAAVDDYVSGVIKKHEHTRADKEEDRIKHIDTLDANDEPVFYIFRSHPEVEDILQNVTYEPADYNFTTADGVSHALWVVADPYLIEHLTRLFSAIPTLYVADGHHRSAAAAKVRDLRKAANPDHTGNEEYNFFLTVIFPESQLNIMPYNRVVKDLNGLDTPRFLDTVSKSFLITPAPAPLAPEERHHFGMYLGRQWYRLQARPELTDEANTVGRLDVSILQNHLLHPVLGIENPRTDKRISFVGGIRGLDELVRLVDSGEYAVAFSMHPTGIQELMDLADDDQIMPPKSTWFEPKLRSGLFVHLLS from the coding sequence ATGGCAATTATCAGACCTTTTGAGGCCCTGCGGCCTCCCGTACACCTGGCCCCCCGTGTGGCCGCCCTCCCCTATGACGTCATGGATGTGGAGGAGGCCCGCCAGATGGCCGGCGACAATAGTGATTCGTTTTTGCATATTTCCAGACCTGAAATCGACCTGCCCGCCTCGGTGGACCCCCATGCCGACGAGGTCCACAGCCAGGGCAAACTGAACCTGCAGGGTTTTATCGAGCGCAAGGTCCTGATTCAGGAGCCGGCACCCTGCTACTATATCTACCGCCAGCGGATGGGTGCCATTGTCCAGACCGGACTGGTGGCCTGCGCTGCGGTGGATGATTATGTCTCCGGCGTGATTAAAAAGCATGAGCATACCCGGGCAGACAAGGAAGAAGACCGGATCAAACATATTGACACCCTGGATGCCAATGACGAGCCGGTCTTTTACATCTTCCGCTCCCATCCGGAGGTGGAAGATATCCTGCAGAACGTCACTTATGAACCGGCTGATTACAACTTCACCACAGCCGACGGGGTCTCCCACGCCCTCTGGGTAGTGGCTGATCCCTACCTGATAGAGCATCTGACCAGACTATTCAGTGCCATCCCGACCCTGTACGTTGCCGACGGGCACCACCGCAGTGCAGCAGCCGCAAAGGTGCGCGACCTGCGCAAGGCGGCCAACCCCGACCACACCGGCAACGAAGAGTACAATTTCTTTCTGACGGTGATCTTCCCGGAAAGCCAGCTCAACATCATGCCCTACAACCGGGTGGTAAAGGACCTGAACGGGCTTGACACCCCCCGGTTCCTTGATACCGTGAGCAAATCCTTTCTGATCACCCCTGCACCTGCACCACTGGCGCCTGAAGAGCGGCATCACTTCGGCATGTACCTTGGCAGACAGTGGTATCGTCTGCAGGCCAGACCGGAACTGACAGACGAGGCCAACACCGTTGGACGCCTGGATGTCTCGATCCTGCAGAACCACCTGCTGCACCCAGTTCTGGGGATTGAAAACCCCCGCACCGACAAGCGGATCAGCTTTGTAGGCGGTATCCGCGGTCTGGATGAGCTGGTACGGCTGGTGGACAGCGGTGAGTATGCCGTGGCCTTTTCCATGCACCCCACCGGCATCCAGGAACTAATGGATCTGGCTGATGACGATCAGATCATGCCGCCCAAGTCCACCTGGTTTGAACCGAAGCTGCGAAGCGGACTGTTTGTGCATCTGCTGTCATAG
- the lnt gene encoding apolipoprotein N-acyltransferase, producing the protein MTFTAFRLPPLSGTIRPAVLAIVSGLLIALSFPKADLSFLAWIALLPLLISLEGRSARTAFYLGLTTGLTAYAGLLYWVIIVMGVYGHLPLFASIPLWLLLSGWLALFYGMATWATCLGQRLGLKSALIMPLAWVGADYLRSFLLTGFPWTMLGHTQYRMLPLIQAADITGVYGITALIVLANVVFYRITRAFSGSDVPYPAKSAIIFVLALTATLGYGFFRLNSPLPTAAPLRVALIQGNIDQAVKWSPAFREATLDIYTGLSRQAVAQQPADLIVWPESAAPFFFQENSPASDRIRNLSRELQAHLLFGSPAAEQRNGRYTNLNSAFLLGPDGAEIGRTDKMHLVPFGEYVPLARLLPFVNKLVHGIGDFAPGREVRPLKAGTTPLGTLVCYEVIFPELARAQVRAGSRVLVNITNDAWFGRSSAPYQHLSMAAFRAIETRTPLVRAANTGITSIIDQNGHIRGMTSLFKEAVMVGEVQPGSANAPYLKIGDLFAQGCLGLVAGILLLQRWRKKGTNEPRHEP; encoded by the coding sequence GTGACATTCACCGCTTTTCGCCTGCCACCGTTGTCCGGCACCATCCGCCCCGCTGTCCTGGCAATTGTTTCCGGTCTGTTGATTGCCCTCTCCTTTCCCAAGGCAGACCTCTCATTTCTGGCTTGGATCGCCCTGCTGCCGCTTTTGATCAGCCTTGAAGGCAGATCTGCCCGTACGGCCTTTTACCTGGGACTGACGACCGGACTGACCGCCTATGCCGGCCTGCTGTACTGGGTCATCATTGTCATGGGGGTCTACGGTCATCTGCCCCTGTTTGCCAGCATCCCGCTCTGGCTGTTGCTCTCAGGCTGGCTGGCCCTGTTTTACGGCATGGCAACCTGGGCGACCTGCCTGGGTCAACGCCTCGGACTTAAATCAGCGCTTATCATGCCCCTGGCCTGGGTTGGGGCCGACTACCTGCGCAGCTTTCTGCTGACCGGTTTCCCCTGGACCATGCTGGGGCATACCCAGTACCGCATGCTGCCATTGATCCAGGCAGCCGACATTACCGGCGTGTACGGCATCACCGCCCTGATTGTGCTGGCGAACGTCGTCTTTTACCGTATCACCAGGGCGTTCTCCGGCAGCGACGTGCCCTACCCGGCCAAAAGCGCCATCATCTTTGTGCTGGCCCTGACAGCCACCCTGGGCTACGGTTTTTTCCGTCTGAACTCACCCCTGCCCACAGCAGCGCCTCTCCGGGTCGCCCTGATCCAGGGCAATATTGATCAGGCCGTCAAATGGTCTCCGGCCTTTCGTGAAGCCACCCTTGACATCTACACCGGCCTCTCCCGTCAGGCCGTTGCCCAGCAGCCTGCCGACCTGATCGTCTGGCCGGAAAGTGCTGCGCCATTTTTCTTTCAGGAAAACAGCCCCGCCTCGGACCGGATCCGCAACCTCAGCCGCGAGCTGCAGGCACACCTGCTGTTTGGCAGCCCGGCCGCAGAACAGCGCAACGGACGCTACACCAACCTGAACAGCGCCTTTTTGCTGGGTCCTGACGGCGCTGAAATCGGCCGCACCGACAAGATGCACCTGGTGCCCTTTGGCGAGTACGTCCCCCTGGCCCGCCTGCTGCCGTTTGTCAACAAACTGGTACACGGCATCGGCGACTTTGCCCCCGGCCGGGAGGTCAGACCGCTTAAAGCCGGCACAACCCCGCTGGGAACCTTGGTCTGCTACGAGGTGATCTTCCCTGAACTGGCGCGGGCGCAGGTCAGGGCCGGCAGCCGGGTACTGGTCAACATCACCAACGATGCCTGGTTCGGACGCTCGTCCGCCCCCTACCAGCACCTTTCCATGGCCGCCTTCCGGGCCATCGAGACCCGCACCCCCCTGGTTCGTGCCGCCAACACCGGCATCACCTCCATCATCGACCAGAACGGCCATATCCGCGGTATGACCTCGCTGTTCAAGGAGGCGGTCATGGTGGGCGAGGTGCAACCGGGCAGCGCCAACGCCCCCTACCTGAAGATCGGCGATCTGTTTGCCCAGGGCTGCCTGGGGCTTGTCGCCGGGATTCTGCTGTTGCAGAGGTGGCGGAAAAAAGGTACAAATGAGCCTCGGCACGAGCCGTAA
- a CDS encoding tRNA1(Val) (adenine(37)-N6)-methyltransferase, with protein sequence MLARADLTQDELKRFGLTLLQPRQGYRFTLDPLLLCDFSAAGEETSIVDLGTGCGVMALVLARMAAAAHITAFEQDAAAVELTQQNILLNGLGDRVAVLHEDVLQVRRHLPVSSCDLVVSNPPYRKQGRGRLNPHPGKLAARHETTAGLADFLAAAKYLVKPSGRICMVHHPDRLAELMVEAASQKLAVLRLRMVHGLPAAPAKVFLVELSKGRKSVNLQIMPPLLVRSDTDNYTDELTHILLGT encoded by the coding sequence ATGCTGGCACGTGCTGATCTCACTCAAGATGAGTTGAAGCGGTTCGGTCTGACCCTGTTGCAGCCGAGGCAGGGCTACCGCTTTACCCTGGATCCGCTTTTGCTGTGTGACTTCAGTGCGGCAGGTGAGGAAACGTCCATTGTTGATCTGGGGACCGGCTGCGGCGTCATGGCGCTTGTTTTGGCTCGCATGGCTGCTGCTGCCCATATTACCGCCTTTGAGCAGGATGCTGCTGCCGTAGAGCTGACTCAGCAGAATATCCTGCTGAACGGGCTTGGCGACCGGGTGGCGGTACTGCATGAGGATGTGCTGCAGGTCCGGCGTCATCTGCCGGTTTCAAGCTGTGACCTGGTGGTCAGTAACCCCCCCTATCGCAAGCAGGGCAGGGGCCGGTTGAACCCCCACCCCGGAAAACTGGCCGCCCGTCATGAAACCACGGCGGGGCTGGCTGATTTTCTGGCTGCGGCCAAGTATCTGGTTAAGCCTTCCGGAAGAATTTGCATGGTCCATCACCCGGACCGTCTGGCTGAATTGATGGTTGAGGCTGCCTCCCAAAAGCTTGCCGTGCTGCGGCTGAGGATGGTGCATGGCTTGCCCGCTGCACCTGCCAAGGTCTTTCTGGTGGAGCTGTCAAAGGGAAGAAAGTCTGTTAATCTGCAGATTATGCCACCACTGCTGGTGAGGAGTGATACTGATAACTATACGGATGAGCTAACACACATCTTGCTTGGAACGTAA
- a CDS encoding response regulator — MKKVLVVDDSLSVTRQLEKIINDSGDFVCVGHAKNGAEAIKMNHTEDPDIICMDMNMPGMDGLTALRSLVMLDKAVQVVMVTSLGGVGDKFTEAIKLGAKNVISKPFETENVLRILRAL, encoded by the coding sequence ATGAAGAAGGTGCTTGTCGTTGATGACAGCCTCTCCGTAACCCGCCAGCTGGAAAAGATCATAAATGATTCCGGCGATTTTGTCTGTGTCGGTCATGCAAAAAACGGGGCCGAGGCAATCAAGATGAACCATACGGAAGACCCTGACATTATCTGCATGGATATGAACATGCCCGGTATGGATGGTCTGACCGCCCTGCGCAGCCTGGTGATGCTGGACAAGGCAGTGCAGGTGGTAATGGTCACCTCTCTGGGGGGTGTCGGTGACAAATTTACCGAGGCCATCAAACTTGGGGCAAAAAATGTTATTTCCAAGCCGTTCGAGACGGAAAACGTGCTGCGTATCCTGCGGGCGCTCTAA
- the ybeY gene encoding rRNA maturation RNase YbeY: MGCPDETELSVTIVGDRAIHRLNRDYLGKDRPTNVISFSLHEGEFGDLTPHALGDVVISADTAASEAQHCGWSGYERLIFLLLHGILHLTGYDHERSGEAEARRMERKEREIWKLLQSEGLTVLAVQK, translated from the coding sequence TTGGGATGTCCTGACGAAACCGAACTGTCGGTAACCATTGTCGGTGACCGGGCCATCCACCGCCTGAACCGTGATTATCTGGGTAAGGACCGCCCCACCAACGTGATCTCTTTTTCACTGCATGAGGGTGAGTTTGGCGACCTGACCCCCCATGCCCTGGGTGATGTGGTCATATCGGCTGACACCGCCGCCAGCGAGGCACAGCACTGCGGCTGGAGCGGCTATGAACGGCTGATCTTTCTGCTGTTGCACGGCATCCTGCATCTGACCGGCTATGACCATGAGCGCAGCGGAGAGGCAGAGGCCCGCCGGATGGAGCGCAAGGAGCGGGAGATCTGGAAGCTCTTGCAGAGTGAAGGGCTGACCGTTTTAGCGGTACAGAAATAA
- a CDS encoding chemotaxis protein CheX produces the protein MAVKFFGQFLVEQDAVTGESLLHAIELQERTNLKLGEMAVAMGFITQQDIETAHSAQLSKDMKLGDLLVELGFLSQKQLEEVIAHQKATHLYIGEALVKVGALTPEKLEQYLEAFKADQAPYVANRVELPAWLNENTAAWEMTVDLTYKMITRVLGIQFRPGKFVEASVLSNNHMIAAMDLSGDLSARYLLSVSAGIQKTIAKAILKEDNVDHEDDEILEDTVMEFVNIVCGNVVAKASQMGVTLDINPPITLHPPSDGLAVPDNYRCVVFPIHVGDDEVMEMALFIK, from the coding sequence ATGGCAGTAAAATTCTTTGGACAATTTCTGGTGGAACAGGATGCGGTGACCGGTGAGTCGCTGCTCCACGCCATAGAACTGCAGGAGCGGACCAATCTCAAGTTGGGCGAGATGGCCGTTGCCATGGGGTTCATTACACAGCAGGATATCGAAACAGCCCATTCAGCCCAGCTGTCAAAAGACATGAAACTTGGCGACCTACTGGTTGAACTCGGCTTTCTTTCACAAAAACAGTTGGAGGAGGTTATTGCCCACCAAAAGGCAACCCACCTCTATATTGGTGAGGCCCTGGTCAAGGTTGGCGCACTTACTCCGGAAAAACTGGAGCAATACCTTGAAGCGTTCAAGGCTGACCAGGCTCCTTATGTTGCCAATCGCGTTGAACTTCCTGCCTGGCTGAATGAAAACACTGCGGCTTGGGAAATGACGGTTGACCTGACCTACAAGATGATCACCCGCGTGCTTGGAATCCAGTTCCGACCGGGCAAATTTGTTGAGGCCAGCGTACTTTCCAACAACCATATGATTGCCGCCATGGATCTCAGCGGAGATCTGAGTGCCCGCTATCTGCTCTCAGTCTCGGCAGGCATTCAGAAAACCATCGCCAAGGCGATCCTTAAAGAAGACAATGTTGATCATGAGGATGATGAAATCCTTGAAGATACGGTGATGGAATTCGTGAACATTGTCTGCGGTAACGTTGTGGCAAAGGCATCGCAGATGGGGGTTACCCTTGATATCAATCCCCCTATCACCCTGCATCCCCCATCAGACGGCCTGGCCGTGCCGGACAATTATCGCTGCGTCGTATTTCCGATCCATGTCGGCGATGATGAAGTCATGGAAATGGCACTGTTTATCAAATAG